In Mycolicibacterium mucogenicum DSM 44124, the following are encoded in one genomic region:
- a CDS encoding M13 family metallopeptidase, producing the protein MTLEATSPRSGIDLSYLDPDARPQDDLFGHVNGRWLTDYDIPADRATDGAFRLLADRAEEQVRDLITTASGPVGTDAQRIGDLYASFMDTERVAAVGLAPLRAELSLVANASTPEALAAVLGGLQRAGVGGGAAAYVDTDSKDSTRYLLHFTQSGLGLPDESYYREPAHAAVLAAYPQHIARMLSLVFGGDQAETAARIVALETKLAAAHWDVVKRRDADLSYNLRRFADLADEAPGFDWDGWLAAVGAPADVVAEVVVRQPDFLVAFAALWASEPLEDWKAWLSWRVISGRAPILTDDLVAENFDFYGRTLSGTEAIRDRWKRGVGLVESLMGDAVGKLYVDRHFPPSHKARMDELVANLREAYRVSITNLEWMTPETRQRALAKLDKFTPKIGYPARWRDYSNLVIDAGDLYGNYLRGQAVEHDRELAKLGSEVDRDEWFMTPQTVNAYYNPGMNEIVFPAAILQPPFFDAEADDAANYGGIGAVIGHEIGHGFDDQGAKYDGDGNLVDWWTDADRAEFGLRTKALIEQYEAFTPRALEAGHHVNGAFTVGENIGDLGGLSIALLAYELSLGGEEAPVIDGLTGVQRVYFGWAQVWRTKSRDAEAIRRLAVDPHSPPEFRCNGVIRNIDSFYEAFDVNTTDELYLDPAERVRIWN; encoded by the coding sequence GTGACTCTCGAAGCTACCTCTCCCCGATCCGGTATCGACCTGAGCTACCTCGACCCCGACGCCCGTCCGCAGGACGACCTGTTCGGTCACGTCAACGGCCGCTGGCTCACCGACTACGACATCCCGGCCGACCGCGCCACCGACGGCGCCTTCCGCCTGCTGGCCGACCGCGCCGAGGAGCAGGTGCGCGATCTCATCACGACGGCCTCGGGCCCGGTCGGTACCGATGCGCAGCGCATCGGTGACCTGTACGCCAGCTTCATGGACACCGAGCGGGTGGCTGCCGTCGGCCTCGCGCCGCTGCGGGCGGAGCTGAGTCTCGTCGCGAACGCTTCGACGCCGGAAGCACTGGCCGCCGTGCTGGGCGGGCTGCAGCGCGCCGGCGTCGGCGGTGGTGCCGCCGCGTACGTCGACACCGATTCCAAGGACTCGACGCGGTACCTGCTGCACTTCACGCAGTCCGGCCTGGGCCTGCCCGACGAGTCGTACTACCGCGAGCCGGCGCACGCGGCGGTGCTGGCGGCGTACCCGCAGCACATCGCCCGCATGCTGAGCCTGGTCTTCGGCGGCGATCAGGCCGAGACGGCCGCCCGCATCGTCGCGCTGGAAACCAAACTGGCCGCGGCGCACTGGGATGTGGTCAAGCGCCGCGACGCGGACCTGAGCTACAACCTGCGGCGGTTCGCCGATCTGGCCGACGAGGCGCCCGGTTTCGACTGGGACGGCTGGCTGGCGGCGGTGGGCGCGCCGGCCGATGTGGTCGCCGAAGTCGTTGTGCGGCAACCGGATTTCCTGGTCGCGTTCGCGGCGCTGTGGGCGTCCGAGCCGCTCGAGGACTGGAAGGCGTGGCTGAGCTGGCGCGTGATCAGCGGCCGCGCCCCGATCCTGACCGACGACCTGGTGGCGGAGAACTTCGACTTCTACGGCCGCACCCTGTCGGGCACCGAGGCGATCCGGGACCGCTGGAAGCGCGGCGTCGGTCTGGTCGAGAGCCTGATGGGCGACGCCGTCGGAAAGCTCTATGTGGACCGGCACTTCCCGCCGTCCCACAAGGCGCGGATGGACGAGCTGGTGGCCAATCTGCGCGAGGCCTACCGCGTCAGCATCACCAACCTGGAGTGGATGACGCCCGAGACGCGGCAGCGCGCGCTGGCCAAGCTGGACAAGTTCACCCCGAAGATCGGCTACCCGGCGCGCTGGCGTGACTACTCGAACCTGGTGATCGACGCCGGTGACCTGTACGGCAACTACCTGCGGGGCCAGGCCGTCGAGCACGACCGGGAGCTGGCCAAGCTGGGCAGCGAAGTGGACCGCGACGAGTGGTTCATGACGCCGCAGACGGTGAACGCCTACTACAACCCGGGCATGAACGAGATCGTCTTCCCCGCAGCCATTCTGCAGCCGCCGTTCTTCGACGCGGAGGCCGACGACGCCGCCAACTACGGCGGTATCGGCGCGGTGATCGGGCACGAGATCGGGCACGGCTTCGACGACCAGGGCGCCAAGTACGACGGCGACGGCAACCTGGTCGACTGGTGGACCGACGCCGACCGTGCCGAATTCGGTTTGCGCACAAAGGCTCTCATCGAGCAGTACGAGGCCTTCACGCCGCGGGCACTGGAGGCGGGCCACCACGTGAACGGCGCGTTCACCGTCGGCGAGAACATCGGCGACCTGGGCGGACTGTCGATCGCGTTGCTGGCCTACGAGCTGTCACTGGGCGGCGAGGAGGCGCCCGTCATCGACGGCCTGACCGGTGTCCAGCGCGTCTACTTCGGCTGGGCGCAGGTGTGGCGCACCAAATCCCGTGACGCCGAAGCCATTCGGCGCCTCGCCGTCGACCCGCACTCGCCGCCGGAGTTCCGGTGCAACGGCGTGATCCGGAACATCGACTCGTTCTACGAGGCGTTCGACGTCAACACGACCGACGAGCTGTACCTGGATCCCGCCGAGCGCGTGCGCATCTGGAATTAG
- a CDS encoding helix-turn-helix domain-containing protein encodes MTLTSEVRDTPSGADDPGEPTASGTNGAPTVAFPAQAPGEKPVEFWSTSAIRAALENDDLAVWQRIVVAIKRDPFGRTARQVEEILATTNPYGISKALAEVLARARTQLEANECAEVARQIRLLMERSGLSETEFASRIGVGTQELSAYTSGTTSPSAALLVRMRRLSDRFARMRSARS; translated from the coding sequence GTGACGTTGACATCCGAGGTGAGGGACACCCCTTCTGGTGCCGACGATCCCGGTGAGCCCACCGCATCCGGCACCAACGGGGCACCCACCGTCGCATTCCCGGCGCAGGCCCCCGGAGAGAAGCCCGTCGAGTTCTGGTCGACGTCCGCCATCCGCGCCGCGCTGGAGAACGACGACCTCGCGGTGTGGCAGCGCATCGTCGTCGCCATCAAGCGCGACCCCTTCGGCCGTACCGCTCGTCAGGTCGAGGAGATCCTGGCGACCACCAACCCGTACGGCATCTCCAAGGCGCTGGCCGAGGTGCTGGCTCGCGCCCGCACCCAGCTCGAGGCCAACGAATGCGCCGAGGTGGCGCGCCAGATCCGGTTGCTGATGGAGCGCTCCGGTCTCAGCGAGACCGAGTTCGCGTCGCGCATCGGTGTTGGCACACAAGAACTTTCGGCCTACACCTCCGGCACCACCAGCCCGTCGGCCGCGCTGCTGGTACGCATGCGCCGGCTCTCGGACCGGTTCGCCCGGATGCGTTCCGCCCGCTCGTAG